The following proteins are encoded in a genomic region of Montipora foliosa isolate CH-2021 chromosome 8, ASM3666993v2, whole genome shotgun sequence:
- the LOC137968845 gene encoding uncharacterized protein, translating into MCKDKLWSTFYVYGIGSVHLETANSLDSSSFINALSRFMNRRGAVIQLRCDQGTNFIGARNELKTALSEKIQDHVQEYLLSNKCEWISFKSNAPHCSHMGGPWERLICTVRNALEPLLMIVGNQLDDETLRTFLTEVECIVESRPLSVDYLSDAEAPEPLTPNHLLTMKPKRVLPPPEEFQRPDVYCRIRWRRVQFCANEFWLRWREEYL; encoded by the coding sequence ATGTGCAAGGATAAGTTATGGAGTACTTTTTACGTGTATGGGATCGGGAGTGTTCATTTGGAGACTGCCAACTCACTTGACAGTTCGTCATTTATCAATGCACTAAGTCGTTTTATGAATCGCAGAGGCGCAGTGATACAACTGAGGTGCGACCAAGGAACCAACTTCATTGGTGCGCGAAACGAGCTCAAAACAGCATTATCCGAGAAAATTCAAGACCACGTCCAAGAGTACTTGTTGAGTAATAAATGTGAGTGGATCTCATTCAAGTCCAATGCACCACACTGTAGTCACATGGGAGGTCCGTGGGAACGTTTAATTTGCACGGTGCGCAACGCTCTTGAACCTCTCCTAATGATAGTTGGAAACCAACTCGATGATGAAACTTTGCGAACATTTCTGACGGAGGTGGAGTGTATCGTGGAGTCAAGGCCTCTCAGTGTTGACTACCTGTCTGACGCAGAAGCCCCCGAGCCATTAACGCCTAACCACCTTCTAACTATGAAACCCAAACGAGTGTTACCGCCTCCAGAAGAGTTTCAAAGACCTGACGTGTACTGTCGTATAAGGTGGAGAAGAGTGCAGTTTTGTGCTAATGAATTCTGGCTGAGATGGCGTGAAGAATATCTTTAA